The following is a genomic window from Hevea brasiliensis isolate MT/VB/25A 57/8 unplaced genomic scaffold, ASM3005281v1 Scaf115, whole genome shotgun sequence.
atattttgtggattttgattgggtaatccatattttgtggtcttaatgagttttattcatttcttgtatgcttaatgacatgcttaatgaaggatcccattgagtaatgttcttaatccatggttgaagcaccgaaaggagaaggccttgtgatagataatcaggaaattggacttaattaacttagacctagaaataggcaaaggattaagaggattcacagattaattaaagaacttaatgggtcttaattaattctaactccacgaaagtaggattagtttgattaaggcactctttgtctcactcgaaagggaattcaaaggatttaagaattaatctccttaaaacccataagtttcataaaattggataaccgatttaaatcccaaaatagctcgaatatgaaatcccgaactccggaatcacctttttaccattgttaatttctaatcgaatttaatcatttgccattttaaatattgccatatttgaacttgcttatttctatttgatgcaactttagtttaattaatacattgttgaatagaatattaattttgtacatttagatttcatactccattacccattaatccattattttaatttcataaatacttcaatttagtcaacttttatatcgaaaattcaatcattaacacaactcctcgtgggatcgatatttttctatactacttgtacgacccgtgcacttgcggttgggacgcatcaattACTCTGTTCTCGACTCTCACTCCGATCCCCCATACCTCCTCCACCATCTTCGCATTCAGATGATTGTCTGCCCATAGTGATCTGCATATCATCGGCACGCCACACAAAATGCTCTCCAAGACAGAATTGTAGCCGCTGTGCGTCACATGTACACCAATTGAAGGATGTTCCAGAACCTGCCTCTGGGACACCCATGGAACCACCTTTCCACGCATTCCAATCCTCTCAATAAATCCATCCGGCAGATACTCCTTGAACTTGTCCTTGAGAGACCAGAGAAATGGAACACCACTCTCTTCAAGTGCTTCAGCTAATGCCTCAAACTCGTCAGGACCCGGAGTTGCCATTGTCCCGAAGCTTATGTATGCAACAGATGTAGCTTTTTGTTGATCCAGCCATGGCAAGCACCCCGTAGCATCTGTGCCTGACGCTGTCATTGATAGGGCTAATGGCATATAGAGTAAATTTTGAACCTTGGACTTGAGATAATTTGTGAGGAGACTAGGATTTAGTTCTTCATATGAGTTCAAGACAACCGCAGATGCTTGTGGTAATTTTCGAACCATTgatgatataagttggacaactggACTACTAGGATTTCTCTGGAACACTTGATAGTGGAAGTCTTTAAAAGGTATTGGAGGTAACCCTGGAATGATATCTATgacttggtcttctgggtgatcATCGTGGGTTTGAGCATTAGTGTAGAGCTGTTGAATGAGATCCTGTTGGAACCAGACAGCGAAGTCATGAGGTGCAGGTACCATAAACGCTACCCACGGCACATTCATCTCCTCGGCCAACTTGCCAAGGTCAAATGAGAAAAAGGCATCTATTGTCAGGAAGGTTACACTTCTACCACCTGTCTCTGCCACCGCTGTATCAACACTGCGTCTGAAGTTCCCGGGAACCGTTTAAAGAAGTACCTGCTTTCCAGTGCATGATCTAATGTTAAGTGATCAACCCCTTCCGGCAAGCCATCGTCCACATCATAGGTTTTGATATTGGTTGGGAGGATATTAGTTTCATTTGACAAGATCATTGAGTTTGATCTTCGAGTGCAGAGGAAAGAAAACTGCAGTTGAGGAGCTTCTTTTGCTAGGCTAAACACCAGGCCAAAGAGAGCCTGTGGATGACTGGTGAACGGAAATGTGCACAAGGCAACATGCCCTGCTGGCGGTAAACTTTTGGTTACTGACATTGTGATCGTAGATCGTGATGAAGAATGAACTCCGGACAATTTGAGAACCAAAGCGAGTTTTTGATTGAGAATGATTTTGATTGGATTTTATGCTTGGACGTGTGGACAGGAAAATTCCTTGTATACACCATTCCAATGAAAATTGAGTAATTCATCTTTTACGTTTAGGAATAGACATTTCAGTTAAAATCATAATGGTCCCtcataaaaatatatgtatataatttttaatgaattaaatgtTTGTACACTTGCACcaaaaaatttctataaaaattaataaaaaaattaagaaattacgtTTTGCAATGAGAAAATGGACCACCATATTTTGTAGTATGTTTCACAATAATTGTATCATTGGATGGTGTATGCCGGCAAGATGTTCGGTGGAAAGAAAATTAGTTCAGGAAAATAGGGTAGAGTTGCACTTTCATTTGGAAACACGAGAAAAATAAGAGGGAATGGTTatctgtttttatttttttatttttttttaatttataatttttataaaaaataaaaatataaaaaaaaatgtttatctggttttttttttcttaatttaaaaacTCCGCTCTCTAAAATGTTTTGTCTACAATAACTTTTATCTGTGCTTTATAGAACAGAGACCCTGAGAATTCATTCTTAATGGATCGTAAGTTTATTTGTTTCTTCCTTCATAGAAGTCATTATattttgtcttatttttaatgtgttttttttagaatttttatttaattattctaaataaaaatatgatcattaattttatttaattagagattttttattttaatttgtaaatgtGTATCTTCTAGAGTTTTAAAGTACAACCCGCTCTATTTGTTGAAGCATAAAGTGACTTGAATTATATAGGTCATATGCATCTAAGttcctgaaaaaaaaaaagtacaaaAAATCTAGAGAATTTAAATCAAACAAAGAACCAATGCTTACTTAgaagatttatatatttattctTCGAACAAAAAGatcttaattattatattaaaagttTAGTGAGTTTTATTGtccataataataaattatatgttTGATTTATGATAGTAGGATCCTATCCCTCCAATAATTATTTGTAATGATTAAGACTTTGATATTATTAAAGAATTTATGTTTTTTCagaaaaatgtaatttttaatttaaaaaataaaaataatttatacttcttaaaaaaaattattattaacatatatttaaaagttattttacttttaaatgttttaatatgttttatttattattttataacagtatgattattttttattattttaaataattattaattttatttacaaagaaattatggtataattttgataatagaaaatttgttagtttttatataaaaaatatttaaaaaacaagaTTTTtgtaataacaaaaaaaaaaaagtcccaaACTTTGAAAGCTCATATCCGGCGATCCCGACGTCCGATTGGAGTGATTCCAGCGGCTATGGACTCCTAAGAGCGAGCCCTTTCAGATGAGACCAGCCTCGCCGGATTTGGTGGCCATTTCCGGCGCCtgcgaggagagagaaaatcgaTTTTTCTTTGACTTTTCGACGAGATTttcgacgatccgaccgttggattgatgatccgagaccacctatggactgagggagaggagatgaacatgatggtatgatcggatccggcaaatgtcgccggcgaccgACGGCCAGCCACCATGCGCGGTGGTTCCGGCAGTGGCTCTGGTGggctttggagatgattcaacttccagatgcTTCCtcataaaatttttagaatttttgagacacagataagcttcgggtaagattattttcattatttttctgCTTGTGGAGCATAAATGCAGTGTTCCTTAaacaagaaaattttgagaaaaattctaagaaaaatatatgatgaaagtaaaattatttggagatattctatggtgtttgttgaatttttgagtaattgtaaaatatttttgaaaaaatatagatagattttagttagatttttagcatatggccatataagattatttcaaattaaaatatttaaattttatatgattggttgaagcttgaggatggaggtttaaatatgtaaatattaaattgggttgaattaagaatatgttagctgttggaaacttatgaaattgagtaatatttttgagtaaaatattcatgggtgattagaaaattacaattccttttgcaatagccttataatattgttaaggaccgcggggcaaaattttagaatttttagagcttgtttgagtggatttttacaaaatgtcaattatagggactaaaacgtaatttttaaggttttgagtattgcttggtttggagggcccaggaggggccatataatgatgatgagatatgagttgaatttagaagtgttatttgagcctttttgcaggttgggtaggtcccaggtataggggaaactctgccggattttcggcatgaattaggctgtctgttgcctctttagagttttattttgacttagtactaataaatttataatttaattattaggtgatcgatgtcagctatttttctccatccagcagccacaatagtcctcggtatactgtgagtaaaatattaattttaattgtaatttcgatattattatatgttcaagcatgcccatgcatcacttataactatgtatttatatagttaaacactaggcacattttatgttgcattcataattgttaaagtgcaatggatgttgttgtggtaatttggagcagtgtgcgtgagttagcgtgtgtgtggtatggtactggctatggacaggacgggtagacatggcttgagatattcgctgggacccggtccttcggggtagacatggcttgagttcttcgctggaaccccgatttggtttattaagcgaaagtccggcttgagttcttcactggcacaggttggattaagagggctgtatagggaatcagctctcatatatgtattgtttgatagtgttgggtgtgtgagtgctccaaattgccttttttatGTGATTTATATGAAATTTGTGACAATGTtatatttcactccacagggtgcattagatttagatagctatagagattatggttaaaattgatattttactctctgagtcgaacgctcactcctattcaccatatttttccaggctacaggaggagacctttttcagaataacctgtccctttcctctcaggttatgaaaagattacttaattgtattattattctccaaatttgtaatttaggactccgcatatGCTAGTAGTAGCATGAAGCCTAtcagggactgcatgaatttaagttttcgtattaataaatgaatttttttttatgagttttaaatggttgtaaatgaggtaacagggttgagctaggctctcctaattttagtttctgataattactgggttaagttggcccaaaatacaattataacagtttaatttaaattattttatatgcatattgggcctaaattatgggcctagtcatgggtttgagaacagtaaggcttactacgggccttgggggctttatgctggcccaggtcctagtgccggtccggcccataggttgggtcgtgacaaagttggtatcagagcttaggctccagattcatgggaaagaatatacttgggagtgtaGAAGGAGTCttattaggatgttacatgcagaGTATAGGGTTCTGTTTCatctttttctgtaattttttgtttctagattctgcgttatacctcgagAAATATAAgagtacctcagttagtgtcttgatttttgtggagtacatagaaacatgaaatagatttagcaaacttattgaggtctaccatggaaacacgtactccaataaatactatatttttgtcagtatgggtttaaatggtgtgcccatttcgtgcatggcacgagtacataaaagtgagtcttgaaagtacagttgctctagataaggatgaggataccactgctagcagtcatcagtagatgacccagtcagaataagtttgtgataatagaagattcaagagagataagaaattgggagacctagtctgtcaggacgtatcgtagtaactatacaatgttcttgatgtctgctctgtaagctgcagattacagtaccgacatgagattattgtgtagagctgcgtgcattcccgtggtgctccataatgagggtgtttgcggatggcttctgttttggtacagttatgccagaacacaGTTCTATATCtgtagaggagttgggaactcctagttagggttctagagttagaatattgaaaggtcacagttgggtgataactagagtcagtgactcagttaccctagcatgagctagagttacatcaagagttgccatcagactagaggtttcggattagttgcaaagtaaacgtgacacttatagagtgagatcatctagtcttcagtatggaattttggatcatttttgtagtacgacagacgttttgcttagagtttagtgagaatagtataccttgtgtgtatcagtaaggtgtaaagtacaaccctactacctagagaaggtcgaaactatgaattgatgatttatatagctatgatatgataaaagagtcattaacttgacatggttttggcaaggtggtaaatgtagtacctttgttgcagcaagttagggtatagtcctatcttttcagaagggatcgaaggttattactgataatgatgacttatggaatagtgtcccagatgggactgtagagtgtggtagagagtagttggcttgggtatcctgcagaggatacaagttccattataggaatcatatattatcagatcacgatggatgtaaatcctttgaattgaatGACGGGTTGGGTGcccgaaaaataataataataacaaataaataaaattactgcagaatcagttctcgagatagtaagggtattatgtaagctaaaggataagaatagaaatcatacgataaaggtatgactacaatttcctgagttcctttctaacttcatattgttcaaaacaatagtataatctaattataatagtgtaaaGAGTcataaattagcaaagataaatcatagaaggccaatggataaagaaagtgcaaaatgaaagtttggacaattgattgcagatgcaatataatctaaatgccagtggaagtactagctagagtggtcaaaggaccaaatctgagtagcacagacatatgataaagcgatagagactctgaaagatatagttagcaagtacagctgtcatgttaggaagaagaatggaaccagggatagaatagtcaagttctattttgggtaagacaaaagaaataaatgaaaggacaatctgaagggcgcataataaaaggaacaaagttaagatatagggtaagctatgtgttattcttggcaaggtgaatgacaaggatggagaacccaaaatgggaccacattagtgaggatAGTGATGGAGGTGTGGgatctagtaatgtgatactcatagcatgatgtagttgaggtagtgccaggggctaaaatatagagcttggagttacatgattggatcatactttatctattccctattcctaaagtgaagtgaatagcaatggggcaagattcttttaacttgttaacagcatcaagaagattaggcgaggaatacaataataatgagcaaaagctaaaAAGTGTACGATGGTATTGCAGACTATCTAATTAGgtagagaaaaagaagttagtaagtagtaagttgaataaaagttaatctaagggatcaaataggtatgatgagtggaaagaattatagataatgacacataggctttaggttagacttttgagatagtgagaaggtagttagaggttcgttatgaatgtcaggcaaacatttttagtgtgatcaatagaatcactttgcagtgaagcaataacgacagaataACAGTAGGGGTAAAACGAGAAGTGACAAatatgggtggttataaatcactagaaagttcaaggatcaaattaatgaccatagataagggtggaattagtgttggaaaaatctattagtaagagaaatctttcagaatttaacaaaagtcaagggcacaatataaacgatgatagatatgaatcataggtcgagtataagtaaagttaataaattataaaaatattatgtcaggaaggacaatggtacggtaaatgGTTTATGCAGATGatatcttataggtagagcacaattgtgctaggagatgatgaaatttgaagagaaagaccaagaaacataggttaaacattattatatggacaatcgggtatagttgaatataagaggatatttttctttcttttcaagtttagctcgtgctattggttctagagggttatataaggaacagagactgagtcaaggagacttagttatttgagagtttggtaggcaccaattcatacacaatttcctgatatgagaatgacagtaagtgcatacctagtgttaagtatgaaaggacgatcagagtaatgacaggagttaaattgagttagctactaaggcttgcaactgttttaaccATGAGCTGGAGGGAATACtaattatggatgagtttcaatagatgaaattgttgctaatgggaaaagttaaggttgaagtttggaaagctataggcagtatatgtgattatattaaggagaatgaacacatgaagtattttgtttagaattaaggcatggcacacatttcccacagccgtgttagttcagatggaacttatagtttcaggggctcctatccatccaggatgagcaatttcctactgaggctggtggggaatgataatgttctgatagttaagttggaaaaaggggatacaaaaaggattttctatgggtaattataagtgttacataaggtgaagaatgtgctggtaggagtaaatcataaggTTAAAATTCCTGAAGTAATGAAACTAataatcaagataggactaaggAATGAAAGGAAGGCAAAAAATTGATGataggatggacatccttgaaagaaaaggtgtaagggtgagacaggactaagattaaggaataggtacagcaggttgaaaggaTATCAATAAtagcaaaaataggaaaaggaagtggataagatctaaaggacaggaagaaagctcggtagagctagttataatgatgaggataagaaggaataggtatgctgggaacacactaagaggtgtttaaaacaagttattatgagatgatagactaaaggagtagtggagcctcgatctaagtgccaatgtgtcagaagtaggccacatactaagaagtctagatatttccattccagagaaggagtgggaaacgataaagttgcattaaTTAAGTTGTCGGGGAACCTAAACACTTTTGTcacctagaaggagagacccagttcactttccaatgttgataaatgatacacttggcccttggaggggACTCTACCTGActggttacataagatggacagaggttagtctaagtaccttagtaatgacacaaatagattggaaatttgaagtatcatgaaaGTGAGAAGATGCATTGGTACTAACCGTTAAGGTCAAAGGATAAGTAAAGGTTTCGAAcgagatgtatatgataggtgctacaggaaagctactcataggatgccttaggataaggaacataagtcatgttttggggaaacagagattattgaaacaaaggaatgaggactgaagtcaccaagagacacgttagggcgtaataaaagtgaggtaagcgccaaagttgattgaagttatgagacatcaagtcaagaacagtgaggtatagcgaatacttgaaatgtcagaaaaatggtcaatgaatagttacaagataaaagccctctagaaagagatgatgacaaataggacactatagtagaatcagagagcaaTAGAATGTCATATACAATATACAAGGAGTTTGAAAAGTAAATGTTTTACtaatctctgcatagctggaggagtaatgattgcacttgttctaataatcttcttttccttattttttgtttattcgaaaattcgaggacgaattttttttaaaggggggaagaatgtaacaaccaaaaaaaaaaaaaaagggtcccAAACTTTGAATGCTCGTATCCGGCGATCCCGACGTCCGATTGGAGTGATTCCAGCGGCTATGGACTCCTAAGAGCGAGCCCTTTCAGATGAGACCAGCCTCGCCGGATTTGGTGGCCGTTTCTGGCGCcggcgaggagagagaaaatcagTTTTTCTTTGACTTTCCGCGAGATTTCCGACAATCCGATCGTTGTattgacgatccgagaccacctatggactgaaagagaggagaggaacatgatggtatgatcaaATTCGACAAATATCACCGGCGACCAGCGACCGGCCACTGTgcgcggtggctccggtgggctttggagatgattcaacttccagaggcttcctcataaatttttgaaatttttgagacacagataagcttcgagtaagattattttcattatttctctgtttgtggagcataaatgcagtgttccttaaacaggaaaaatttgagaaaaattctaagaaaaatatatgatgaaagtaaaattatttggaaatattctatggtgtttgttaaatttttgagtgattgtagaatatttttgaaaaaatatagatagattttagttagatttttagcatatgggcatataagattatttgaaattaagatatttaaattttatatgattggttgaagcttgagaatGGAGGTTTAAATTTGTGAATattaaattgggttgaattaaaaatatgttagctgttggaaacttatgaaattgagtaatatttttgagtaaaatattcatgggtgattagaaaattacaattcattttgcaatagccttataatattgttaaggaccgcggggcaaaattttagaatttttagagcttgtttgagtggatttttacaaaatgtcaattatatggactaaaacgtaatttttaaggttttgagtattgcttgatttggagggcccaaaaggggccatataatgatgatgagatatgagttgaatttagcagtgttatttgagcctttttgcaggttgggtaggtcccaggtataggggaaagtCTGCCGGATTTCcgacatgaattaggctgtctgttgcctctttagagttttattttgacttagtactaataaatttataatttaattattaggtgatcgatgtcagctatttttctccattcagcagccacaatagtcatcggtgtactgtgagtaaaatattaattttaattgtaatttcgatattattatatgttcaagcatgcccatgcatcacttataactatgtatttatatagttaaacactaggcacgttttatgttgcattcataattgttaaagtgccatggatgttgttgtggtaatgtgGAGCAGTATGCGTAAGTTAGCGTGTGTGTGATAtgttgttggctatggacaggacaggcagacacggcttgagatattcgctgggacctggtccttcggggtagacacggcttgagttcttcgctgagaccccgatttggtttattaagcgaaaaccctgcttgagttcttcgctggcacaggttggattaagagggctgtataggggatcagctcccatatatgtattgtttgacagtgttgggtgtgtgagtgctccaaattgcctttttgatgtgatttatatgaaatttgtgacaatgttgcatttcactccacagggtgcattagctttagatagctatagagattatggttaaaattgatattttactctctgagttgaacgctcactcctgttcaccatatttttccaggctacaggaggagacctttttcagaataacttgtccctttcctctcaggttatgaaaagattacttaattatattattattctccatatttgtaatttaggactccgtatgtgctagtagtagcataaagcctgtcagggactgcatgaatttaagttttcatattaataaatgaattttttttatgagttttaaatggttgtaaatgaggtaatagggttgagctgggctctcctaattttagtttctgataattactgggttaAGTTAGCTCAAATACAACTATAACAGTTtaagttaaattattttatatgcatattaggCCTAAATTGTGGACCTAGTTAtgggtttgagaacagtaaggcttactacgggcctcggaggctttatgctggctcaggtcctagtgccggtctggcttataggttgggtcgtgacaatttttattataaaagaaaatagtttaaaataaattaaagttatttataaatcttaattaaattataaaaaataaaaaaataaattttcaattctttatttaaaaaattaacacATGCaaacataaaattatattttttactactctttttagaaattaaaaagaaaaattcaattttCCATAAATGAATAGGCTGAAAAGTTACTCTAGTTTTTCATCTAATCTCTCCCTCCAAATTAGATAAAATAATGAACAagttaattaatgaaatatactcTTGTATGTTATAAAGTAACATAACACTGATTCTTCTTTTTCAGGTAAGTCCCATCCATCGTAtgcattttcaataatttatatatCTTGAAtgcttattaaaatatataagaatttattttgttttctccctctttatatatatttccaaaaattttatttatttattttatttttcatgtatatatataattttgcttttaaaaaaatattatttaatctttttattttaatttcttttattttaataaaactaattaagttgttctattttaaaaaatatattaattaatccaTATATTTTTATTCTGTTTATGCTTTAGTCTCTCCAATTATTTTAgacatttttttatattttaagtcttaaaTTATCTAGTTTTTATATATAAAAGTAATTTTCCTATTtttttaaatgcataatttaatataaaaataaatgagagACTAAAAAATAAGCCAAATAAAAATCTAAATAATGTATAATTAAAGGGTCTAGTCTCCAGAGAGGATGGATAATAAATGGGTGAGGAAAGTTGGTGCAAGTGCAACTGCAAGTCTACTACAGTGCACATGAGGAAAGCTgactttcagtttcaggttttcaGAATTAATTAGGATATATTGCTCATAAATTCAAATCAATCATTCCTTGTTTCCCAATTAATTAGGGTTatccacaattcaaatcatatccAAAATCAATTACATGTTTgaaaaaacaaaataataataataataataataataatacaactaAGACCGTATCTCTTCACATACTTTTCAAATTAAAGTTTTGATATTAATTATAATGCCTTAAGTAATTAGGTTgcctaaataatttttaaattatgaaaataattaagCTTAAAGCTCACAAACTTTCCATATCCCACCGATATGAGATATATATTACGTACAgcaacatgatttttttttttttcatattttatgggTATTTCAGT
Proteins encoded in this region:
- the LOC131176456 gene encoding anthocyanidin 3-O-glucosyltransferase 7-like; this translates as MNVPWVAFMVPAPHDFAVWFQQDLIQQLYTNAQTHDDHPEDQVIDIIPGLPPIPFKDFHYQVFQRNPSSPVVQLISSMVRKLPQASAVVLNSYEELNPSLLTNYLKSKVQNLLYMPLALSMTASGTDATGCLPWLDQQKATSVAYISFGTMATPGPDEFEALAEALEESGVPFLWSLKDKFKEYLPDGFIERIGMRGKVVPWVSQRQVLEHPSIGVHVTHSGYNSVLESILCGVPMICRSLWADNHLNAKMVEEVWGIGVRVENRVIDASQPGGGGGVICGGGLGVGCIDDNGETSRGEAGRECGGESIADGEEIGGNENVGGNLGFRDESASGEDGRDGENAGRNGG